A region from the Symphalangus syndactylus isolate Jambi chromosome 2, NHGRI_mSymSyn1-v2.1_pri, whole genome shotgun sequence genome encodes:
- the LOC129473656 gene encoding pantetheine hydrolase VNN2 isoform X2 — protein sequence MKGARIIVTPEDALYGWKFTRETVFPYLEDIPDPQVNWIPCQDPHRFGHTPVQARLSCLAKNNSIYVLANLGDKKPCNSRDSTCPPNGYFQYNTNVVYNTEGKLVARYHKYHLYSEPQFDVPEKPELVTFNTTFGKFGIFTCFDIFFYDPGVTLVKDFHVDTILFPTAWMNVLPLLTAIEFHSAWAMGMGVNLLVANTHHVSLNMTGSGIYAPNGPKVYHYDMKTELGKILLSEVDSHPLSSLAYPTAVNWNAYATTIKPFPVQKNTFGGFISRDEFNFTELFENAGNLTVCQKELCCHLSYRMLQKEGNEVYVLGAFTGLHGRRRREYWQVCTMLKCKTANLTTCGRPVETASTRFEMFSLSGTFGTEYVFPEVLLTEIQLSPGKFEVLKDGRLVNKNGSSGPILTVSLFGRWYTEDSLYSSCGTSNSAITYLLIFILLMIIALQNIVMV from the exons GGTGCTCGAATCATTGTGACTCCAGAAGATGCACTTTATGGATGGAAATTTACCAGGGAAACTGTTTTCCCTTATCTAGAGGATATCCCAGACCCTCAGGTGAACTGGATTCCGTGTCAAGACCCCCACAG ATTTGGTCACACACCAGTACAAGCAAGACTCAGCTGCCTGGCCAAGAACAACTCTATCTATGTCTTGGCAAATTTGGGGGACAAAAAGCCATGTAATTCCCGTGACTCCACATGTCCTCCTAATGGCTACTTTCAATACAATACCAATGTGGTGTATAATACAGAAGGAAAACTCGTGGCACGTTACCATAAG TACCACCTgtactctgagcctcagtttgacGTCCCTGAAAAGCCGGAGTTGGTGACTTTCAACACCACATTTGGAAAGTTTGGCATTTTCACGTGCTTTGATATATTCTTCTATGATCCTGGTGTTACCCTGGTGAAAGATTTCCATGTGGACACCATACTGTTTCCCACAGCTTGGATGAACGTTTTGCCCCTTTTGACAGCTATTGAATTCCATTCAGCTTGGGCAATGGGAATGGGAGTTAATCTTCTTGTGGCCAACACACATCATGTCAGCCTAAATATGACAG GAAGTGGTATTTATGCACCAAACGGTCCCAAAGTGTATCATTATGACATGAAGACAGAGTTGGGAAAAATTCTCCTTTCGGAGGTGGATTCACATCCCCTATCCTCGCTTGCCTACCCAACAGCTGTGAATTGGAATGCCTACGCCACCACCATCAAACCATTTCCAGTACAGAAAAACACTTTTGGGGGATTTATTTCCAGGGATGAGTTCAACTTCACAGAACtttttgaaaatgcaggaaatcttACAGTCTGTCAAAAGGAGCTTTGCTGTCATTTAAGCTACAGAATGTTACAAAAAGAAGGGAATGAAGTGTACGTTCTAGGGGCTTTTACAGGATTACATGGCCGAAGGAGAAGAGAGTACTGGCAG GTCTGCACAATGCTGAAGTGCAAAACTGCTAATTTGACAACTTGTGGACGGCCAGTAGAAACTGCTTCTACAAGATTTGAGATGTTCTCCCTCAGTGGCACATTTGGAACAGAGTATGTTTTTCCTGAAGTGCTACTTACCGAAATTCAGCTGTCACCTGGAAAATTTGAG GTGCTGAAAGATGGGCGTTTGGTAAACAAGAATGGATCATCTGGGCCTATACTAACAGTGTCACTTTTTGGGAGGTGGTACACAGAGGACTCACTTTACAGCTCGTGTGGGACAAGCAATTCAGCAATAACTTACTTGCTAATATTCATATTATTAATGATCATAGCTTTGCAAAATATTGTAATGGTATAG
- the LOC129473656 gene encoding pantetheine hydrolase VNN2 isoform X1 encodes MVTSSFPTSVAVFALITLQVGTQDSFIAAVYEHAVILPNKTETPVSQEDALNLMNKNIDILERAIKQAAEQGARIIVTPEDALYGWKFTRETVFPYLEDIPDPQVNWIPCQDPHRFGHTPVQARLSCLAKNNSIYVLANLGDKKPCNSRDSTCPPNGYFQYNTNVVYNTEGKLVARYHKYHLYSEPQFDVPEKPELVTFNTTFGKFGIFTCFDIFFYDPGVTLVKDFHVDTILFPTAWMNVLPLLTAIEFHSAWAMGMGVNLLVANTHHVSLNMTGSGIYAPNGPKVYHYDMKTELGKILLSEVDSHPLSSLAYPTAVNWNAYATTIKPFPVQKNTFGGFISRDEFNFTELFENAGNLTVCQKELCCHLSYRMLQKEGNEVYVLGAFTGLHGRRRREYWQVCTMLKCKTANLTTCGRPVETASTRFEMFSLSGTFGTEYVFPEVLLTEIQLSPGKFEVLKDGRLVNKNGSSGPILTVSLFGRWYTEDSLYSSCGTSNSAITYLLIFILLMIIALQNIVMV; translated from the exons ATggtcacttcctcttttccaacctCTGTGGCAGTTTTTGCCCTAATAACCCTGCAGGTTGGTACTCAGGACAGTTTTATAGCTGCAGTGTATGAACATGCTGTCATTTTgccaaataaaacagaaacaccGGTTTCTCAGGAGGATGCCTTGAATCTCATGAACAAGAATATAGACATTCTGGAGAGAGCGATCAAGCAGGCAGCTGAGCAG GGTGCTCGAATCATTGTGACTCCAGAAGATGCACTTTATGGATGGAAATTTACCAGGGAAACTGTTTTCCCTTATCTAGAGGATATCCCAGACCCTCAGGTGAACTGGATTCCGTGTCAAGACCCCCACAG ATTTGGTCACACACCAGTACAAGCAAGACTCAGCTGCCTGGCCAAGAACAACTCTATCTATGTCTTGGCAAATTTGGGGGACAAAAAGCCATGTAATTCCCGTGACTCCACATGTCCTCCTAATGGCTACTTTCAATACAATACCAATGTGGTGTATAATACAGAAGGAAAACTCGTGGCACGTTACCATAAG TACCACCTgtactctgagcctcagtttgacGTCCCTGAAAAGCCGGAGTTGGTGACTTTCAACACCACATTTGGAAAGTTTGGCATTTTCACGTGCTTTGATATATTCTTCTATGATCCTGGTGTTACCCTGGTGAAAGATTTCCATGTGGACACCATACTGTTTCCCACAGCTTGGATGAACGTTTTGCCCCTTTTGACAGCTATTGAATTCCATTCAGCTTGGGCAATGGGAATGGGAGTTAATCTTCTTGTGGCCAACACACATCATGTCAGCCTAAATATGACAG GAAGTGGTATTTATGCACCAAACGGTCCCAAAGTGTATCATTATGACATGAAGACAGAGTTGGGAAAAATTCTCCTTTCGGAGGTGGATTCACATCCCCTATCCTCGCTTGCCTACCCAACAGCTGTGAATTGGAATGCCTACGCCACCACCATCAAACCATTTCCAGTACAGAAAAACACTTTTGGGGGATTTATTTCCAGGGATGAGTTCAACTTCACAGAACtttttgaaaatgcaggaaatcttACAGTCTGTCAAAAGGAGCTTTGCTGTCATTTAAGCTACAGAATGTTACAAAAAGAAGGGAATGAAGTGTACGTTCTAGGGGCTTTTACAGGATTACATGGCCGAAGGAGAAGAGAGTACTGGCAG GTCTGCACAATGCTGAAGTGCAAAACTGCTAATTTGACAACTTGTGGACGGCCAGTAGAAACTGCTTCTACAAGATTTGAGATGTTCTCCCTCAGTGGCACATTTGGAACAGAGTATGTTTTTCCTGAAGTGCTACTTACCGAAATTCAGCTGTCACCTGGAAAATTTGAG GTGCTGAAAGATGGGCGTTTGGTAAACAAGAATGGATCATCTGGGCCTATACTAACAGTGTCACTTTTTGGGAGGTGGTACACAGAGGACTCACTTTACAGCTCGTGTGGGACAAGCAATTCAGCAATAACTTACTTGCTAATATTCATATTATTAATGATCATAGCTTTGCAAAATATTGTAATGGTATAG